One Myxococcus xanthus DNA segment encodes these proteins:
- a CDS encoding RagB/SusD family nutrient uptake outer membrane protein, which translates to MTIQLTKKAFVGLFTVLGLSGCGSLDVPDLNNPSLDDFRERPTRPAVLTAATGLLLGHRAGVAAPNGYVAQLGIIGREAYVFDPADPRAVGELLGPTLDPGGPAFGGNHWTNPYLNIRNANALLDSLDQVPNTPDAEKEGLRGFAKTMQALDFLVVINTRDIEGAPIDVNLPIGQLAPIVGKEAVFERIAALLDEGHAHLGSAGESFPFQLSPGFAGFNTPTTFRQFNRALAARVAVYRGRYPEALTALSQSFLNQSASLDLGVYHSFGTNSGDTDNGLISVNVYAHPSIVTDAEFQENDTVDDRVVRKLTRLPEPRTAADGKLSTEWRFRIYPTNNSPVPIIRNEELILLRAEANIGDRNLGPAVDDLNFIRTTSGRLPPRLDIDENNALDELLKQKRYSLLFEGGHRWIDLRRYGRLDTLPRELDPDIEPHERFPIPAAEMNARQ; encoded by the coding sequence ATGACCATCCAACTGACCAAGAAGGCATTCGTGGGGCTCTTCACCGTCCTGGGCCTGAGCGGCTGCGGGAGCCTGGACGTCCCGGACCTGAACAACCCCAGCCTCGATGACTTCCGCGAGCGGCCCACGCGCCCCGCGGTGCTCACCGCCGCCACGGGATTGCTCCTCGGCCACCGCGCTGGTGTCGCCGCTCCCAACGGCTACGTGGCCCAGCTCGGCATCATCGGGCGCGAGGCGTACGTCTTCGACCCCGCGGACCCGCGCGCCGTCGGCGAACTGCTGGGCCCTACCCTGGACCCTGGCGGCCCGGCGTTCGGCGGCAATCACTGGACCAACCCCTACCTGAACATCCGCAACGCCAACGCGCTGCTGGACTCCCTCGACCAGGTCCCCAACACGCCCGACGCTGAGAAGGAGGGCCTCCGCGGCTTCGCGAAGACGATGCAAGCCCTGGACTTCCTCGTGGTCATCAACACGCGGGACATTGAAGGGGCCCCCATCGACGTCAACCTGCCCATTGGCCAACTGGCCCCCATCGTCGGCAAGGAGGCGGTGTTCGAGCGCATCGCCGCCCTGCTCGACGAGGGCCACGCCCACCTGGGGAGCGCGGGTGAGTCCTTCCCGTTCCAGCTCAGCCCAGGCTTCGCCGGCTTCAACACGCCCACGACGTTCCGACAGTTCAACCGCGCGCTCGCCGCGCGAGTGGCTGTGTACCGGGGACGCTACCCCGAGGCGCTCACCGCCCTGAGCCAGTCCTTCCTCAATCAGAGCGCATCGTTGGACCTGGGCGTCTATCACTCCTTCGGGACGAACTCCGGCGACACGGACAACGGCCTCATCAGCGTCAACGTCTACGCGCACCCGTCGATCGTCACTGACGCGGAGTTCCAGGAGAATGACACCGTGGATGACCGCGTCGTCCGGAAGCTCACGCGCCTGCCCGAGCCCAGGACCGCGGCGGACGGGAAGCTGTCGACGGAGTGGCGCTTCCGCATCTACCCCACGAACAACTCGCCCGTGCCCATCATCCGCAACGAGGAGCTCATCCTCCTGCGCGCCGAAGCCAACATTGGAGATCGGAACCTCGGACCGGCGGTGGACGACCTCAACTTCATCCGCACCACCTCCGGCCGGCTGCCCCCGCGCCTGGACATCGATGAGAACAATGCCCTGGATGAGTTGCTGAAGCAGAAGCGGTACTCGCTCCTGTTCGAGGGTGGCCACCGGTGGATTGACCTTCGGCGCTACGGGCGGCTCGACACGCTTCCCCGTGAGCTGGACCCGGACATCGAGCCCCACGAGCGCTTCCCCATCCCCGCAGCGGAGATGAACGCGCGGCAGTAA
- a CDS encoding NAD(P)-dependent oxidoreductase produces the protein MKVGFIGLGNMGLPMAASLAAAGHELTVWNRTESKAAPLKEKGARVARSPAEAARGAEVVFSMLADDAAVTSAVFGQDGLLAGLAPGAVHVSSSTLSVALSERLAEAHASAGQRYLAAPVFGRPTAAASKQLWVVAAGPKQDMDRCRPLLETLGRGLTVLGDRAPAANVVKLSGNFLIASMMEALAESFALTRKSGIEPKVFLEVFQSVFARAPIFEGYAQLIAEEKYSPAGFKMRLGLKDVELVLGAARTAEVPMPLASLVKDQFLGGVAQGHGDLDWSALGALVAERAGLKQGD, from the coding sequence ATGAAGGTGGGATTCATTGGCCTGGGCAACATGGGACTGCCCATGGCGGCGAGCCTAGCGGCCGCGGGGCACGAGCTGACGGTGTGGAACCGCACCGAGTCCAAGGCCGCGCCGTTGAAAGAGAAGGGGGCGCGGGTCGCCCGCAGCCCCGCGGAGGCGGCTCGAGGCGCGGAGGTCGTCTTCAGCATGCTGGCGGACGATGCGGCCGTGACATCCGCGGTGTTCGGCCAGGACGGCCTCCTGGCGGGACTGGCGCCGGGCGCGGTGCACGTCTCGTCGAGCACGCTCTCCGTGGCGCTTTCCGAACGGTTGGCGGAGGCGCATGCGAGCGCCGGCCAGCGGTATCTCGCCGCGCCGGTGTTCGGCCGCCCTACCGCCGCGGCGTCGAAGCAGCTGTGGGTGGTGGCCGCCGGTCCGAAGCAGGACATGGACCGCTGCCGTCCGCTGCTGGAGACGCTGGGGCGCGGCCTCACCGTGCTGGGTGACCGTGCCCCGGCGGCCAACGTCGTGAAGTTGTCGGGCAACTTCCTCATCGCGTCGATGATGGAGGCGCTCGCCGAGTCCTTCGCCCTGACGCGCAAGTCCGGCATCGAGCCGAAGGTGTTCCTGGAGGTCTTCCAGTCCGTCTTCGCGCGCGCACCCATCTTCGAGGGGTACGCGCAGCTCATCGCCGAGGAGAAGTACAGCCCGGCGGGCTTCAAGATGCGGCTGGGCCTCAAGGACGTGGAGCTCGTCCTGGGCGCCGCGCGCACCGCCGAGGTGCCCATGCCCCTGGCCAGCCTCGTGAAGGACCAGTTCCTGGGAGGCGTCGCGCAGGGCCACGGCGATTTGGACTGGTCCGCGCTGGGGGCGCTCGTCGCCGAACGGGCCGGGCTGAAGCAGGGCGACTGA
- a CDS encoding putative ABC exporter domain-containing protein — protein sequence MSFPRAVAFLWAATWRNRIRRQLERLRKPRYLLGVLVGAAYLYSVFFRRLDFRGSAGTVPEGVRLFAELSLVGSALGTLFAAWALGRDRPSLTFSETEVVQLFPAPVSRRALLQYKLVRGLLGTSLGALFATLFLGRTISPHPALFFVGACLALGTLYLHSTAASFVRTRLSAWGLWGQVVRWGAVGGVLALVALAVFTSLREHPVPEDLSSGRALRGWLQALTVSPGVAAVLWPGRLLVAPALAQSVGDFLWALPPALALMAAHYGWVLWAEVPFEETAVVRAESRSRERMLRASGRMTRVGSLTLSRPPFRLLPRGRPEVALIWKNLIARKRMGGGFAVFLAFIILGGAIAAMMGDTRLFTDTRRVLGPVALALSVMLTVVGPSAFRMDLRMDLPKLDLLRAMPLTGRQVVRAQLAASSLALASFQLALLAVALVLGPGVEASRLGGWWWPGGLALAFLLPAVSLSGLFVQNAAVVLFPSWVPADTGERARGIEAMGQRLLAVVGTLVVMLVGLIPAGLVALVVGLPVSTLLGPWALPVAGFVAAGVLVGEVWLGVMALGHAFERLDVSEDRPE from the coding sequence GTGAGCTTCCCTCGCGCGGTGGCCTTCCTCTGGGCCGCGACCTGGCGCAATCGCATCCGGCGGCAGTTGGAGCGGCTGCGCAAGCCGCGCTACCTCCTGGGCGTGCTGGTAGGCGCGGCGTATCTCTATTCCGTCTTCTTCCGGCGTTTGGACTTCCGTGGGTCGGCGGGCACGGTGCCCGAAGGTGTGCGGTTGTTCGCCGAGTTGTCGCTGGTCGGCTCCGCGCTGGGGACATTGTTCGCCGCGTGGGCGCTGGGCCGGGACCGGCCGTCGCTGACCTTCTCGGAGACGGAGGTGGTGCAACTCTTCCCCGCGCCCGTTTCTCGTAGGGCCCTGCTGCAATACAAGCTGGTGCGCGGGCTCCTGGGCACGTCGCTGGGCGCGCTGTTCGCCACGCTGTTCCTTGGGAGGACCATCAGCCCGCATCCCGCCCTCTTCTTCGTGGGGGCGTGTCTGGCCCTGGGCACGCTCTATCTGCACTCGACGGCGGCGTCCTTCGTGCGCACGCGGCTGTCGGCATGGGGCCTCTGGGGCCAGGTGGTCCGCTGGGGCGCGGTGGGTGGTGTCCTGGCGCTCGTGGCGCTGGCGGTGTTCACCTCGCTGCGAGAGCACCCGGTACCCGAGGACCTGTCGTCAGGCCGCGCGCTTCGCGGGTGGTTGCAGGCGCTGACGGTGTCACCCGGCGTGGCGGCCGTGTTGTGGCCGGGCCGGCTGCTGGTGGCGCCCGCGCTGGCGCAGAGCGTGGGCGACTTCCTGTGGGCCCTGCCACCGGCGTTGGCGCTGATGGCGGCGCACTACGGCTGGGTGCTCTGGGCCGAAGTTCCGTTCGAGGAGACGGCGGTGGTGCGCGCGGAGTCCCGCTCACGGGAGCGCATGCTGCGGGCCTCGGGGCGGATGACGCGGGTGGGCTCGCTCACGTTGAGCCGCCCTCCATTCCGGCTGCTGCCTCGAGGCCGACCGGAGGTGGCACTCATCTGGAAGAACCTGATTGCGCGCAAGCGGATGGGGGGCGGGTTCGCGGTGTTCCTCGCCTTCATCATCCTGGGCGGTGCCATCGCGGCGATGATGGGCGACACGCGTCTGTTCACGGACACGCGGCGGGTGCTCGGGCCGGTGGCGCTGGCGTTGTCGGTGATGCTGACGGTGGTGGGGCCGAGCGCGTTCCGCATGGACCTGCGGATGGACCTGCCCAAGCTGGACCTGCTGCGCGCCATGCCACTGACAGGGCGGCAGGTGGTGCGCGCTCAGTTGGCGGCATCCTCGCTGGCACTGGCCTCGTTCCAGCTCGCGCTGTTGGCCGTGGCGCTCGTCCTGGGGCCCGGCGTGGAGGCCTCGCGCCTGGGCGGCTGGTGGTGGCCCGGAGGGCTGGCGCTGGCGTTCCTGCTTCCGGCCGTGTCGCTGTCGGGCCTCTTCGTGCAGAACGCGGCGGTGGTCCTCTTTCCCTCGTGGGTACCGGCAGACACAGGCGAGCGGGCACGCGGCATCGAGGCGATGGGCCAGCGCCTGCTGGCCGTCGTGGGCACGCTGGTGGTGATGCTGGTGGGGTTGATTCCCGCGGGGCTGGTGGCGCTCGTGGTGGGCCTCCCTGTGTCGACGCTGTTGGGCCCCTGGGCCCTGCCCGTGGCGGGCTTCGTCGCGGCGGGGGTGTTGGTGGGAGAGGTGTGGCTGGGCGTCATGGCGCTGGGCCACGCCTTCGAGCGTCTGGATGTCTCCGAGGACCGGCCAGAATAG
- a CDS encoding ABC transporter ATP-binding protein codes for MDSVLRVEGLEKAYGEVKAVQGLTFEVAPGEVLGLVGPNGAGKTSTLRCLAGILPPSSGRILVAGYDLSRTPVDAKRALAFLPDEPRFFEYLTVWEHLNFTARLYGVEDWEERGRALLEEMELTGKEKSLPGELSRGMKQKLSIACGFLHSPKLILLDEPLTGLDPIGIRRMKASLRRRAEEGAALVLSSHLLPLVEELCHRLLVIAGGKAMALGSLEDIRARLSGAEGEHASLEELFVRITSSGTQAP; via the coding sequence ATGGATTCCGTCCTGCGGGTGGAGGGCCTGGAGAAGGCGTACGGCGAGGTGAAGGCCGTGCAGGGGCTCACCTTCGAGGTGGCGCCCGGCGAGGTGCTCGGGTTGGTGGGGCCCAACGGCGCGGGGAAGACGTCCACGTTGCGGTGCCTGGCGGGCATCCTGCCGCCCAGCTCGGGCCGCATCCTGGTCGCGGGATATGACTTGTCGCGGACGCCGGTGGACGCGAAGCGCGCGCTGGCCTTCCTGCCGGACGAGCCGCGCTTCTTTGAATACCTCACGGTGTGGGAGCACCTGAACTTCACGGCGCGGCTCTACGGCGTGGAGGACTGGGAGGAGCGGGGCCGCGCGCTGCTGGAGGAGATGGAGCTGACGGGCAAGGAGAAGTCCCTGCCGGGCGAGCTGTCGCGAGGCATGAAGCAGAAGCTGTCCATCGCCTGTGGCTTCCTGCATTCGCCAAAGCTCATCCTCCTGGACGAGCCACTCACCGGCCTGGACCCCATCGGCATTCGGCGGATGAAGGCGTCGCTGCGGCGCCGGGCGGAGGAGGGCGCGGCCCTGGTGTTGTCCTCGCATCTGCTGCCGCTGGTGGAGGAGTTGTGCCACCGGCTGCTCGTCATCGCGGGCGGCAAGGCCATGGCGCTGGGCAGCCTGGAAGACATCCGCGCGCGACTGAGTGGCGCGGAAGGGGAGCACGCCTCGCTGGAAGAGCTCTTCGTCCGAATCACCAGCTCGGGAACCCAGGCGCCGTGA
- a CDS encoding response regulator, translated as MTQQIRALVVDDSQAMRRSIMYALQRLSGVVCTEAQDGAEGLKKLTQGRFDLVLTDINMPLMDGLKLISHIRQATEYRNVPIIVVTTEGAAADRERAMKLGASAYLVKPVQAKVVLDTVRDLLKLD; from the coding sequence ATGACGCAGCAGATTCGAGCCTTGGTGGTGGATGACTCGCAGGCCATGCGGCGCAGCATCATGTACGCGTTGCAGCGCCTGTCCGGCGTGGTGTGTACCGAGGCCCAGGACGGCGCCGAGGGCTTGAAGAAGCTGACGCAGGGCCGCTTCGACCTGGTGCTCACGGACATCAACATGCCGCTGATGGACGGGCTGAAGCTCATCAGCCACATCCGGCAGGCGACCGAGTACCGGAACGTCCCCATCATCGTCGTCACCACGGAGGGTGCGGCGGCGGACCGGGAGCGCGCGATGAAGCTGGGCGCGAGCGCGTACCTGGTGAAACCCGTGCAGGCGAAGGTCGTGCTGGATACCGTTCGGGACCTGCTGAAGCTGGACTGA
- a CDS encoding protein-glutamate methylesterase/protein-glutamine glutaminase: MSSKGVISVLVIDDSAHNRRTLSTMLESEPDVRVVDRAADGEEGLKKVVDLKPDVVTLDLEMPKLGGYTFLRLLMRTAPTPVIVISSYSHRSDVFKALELGAFDFIAKPQHPTFEAMEALRVELLEKVRAARHVRPGYRHAAPGARAMAVAGEPPLVVAVGASTGGPPAVQRVLEGLAVEPTPCVLVCQHMPPQFTRAFADRLDRIGPFSVTEARDGDLVQPGHVYIAPGGRHMVVAERGSRLELQTPPPTPVDKYAPCVDRLFVSMAQVLGAKALGVVLTGMGADGAEGARAVHRAGGEVWAQSEETSVVFGMPGEAIATGAVKRVIPLGDIGPALAALARRRR; this comes from the coding sequence ATGAGCAGCAAGGGCGTCATCTCCGTACTGGTCATCGACGACTCTGCCCACAACCGGCGGACCCTCTCCACGATGTTGGAGTCGGAGCCGGACGTGCGAGTGGTGGACCGCGCGGCGGATGGCGAAGAGGGGCTGAAGAAGGTCGTGGACCTGAAGCCCGACGTGGTGACGCTGGACCTGGAGATGCCGAAGCTCGGCGGGTACACATTCCTCCGCCTGCTCATGCGCACGGCGCCCACGCCCGTCATCGTCATCTCCAGCTATTCGCACCGCTCGGATGTCTTCAAGGCGCTGGAGTTGGGGGCATTCGACTTCATCGCCAAGCCGCAGCACCCGACGTTCGAGGCCATGGAGGCGCTTCGGGTGGAGCTGCTGGAGAAGGTCCGGGCGGCGCGGCACGTGCGCCCCGGTTACCGGCACGCGGCGCCAGGGGCTCGCGCCATGGCGGTGGCGGGCGAGCCGCCACTGGTGGTGGCCGTGGGCGCCTCCACGGGGGGCCCCCCCGCGGTGCAGCGGGTGCTGGAGGGACTCGCCGTGGAGCCCACGCCGTGCGTGTTGGTCTGCCAGCACATGCCGCCGCAGTTCACCCGCGCCTTCGCGGACCGGTTGGACCGCATCGGCCCCTTCTCGGTGACGGAGGCTCGTGACGGAGACCTGGTACAGCCCGGGCACGTGTACATCGCTCCAGGCGGGCGGCACATGGTGGTGGCCGAGCGGGGCTCCCGGCTGGAGCTGCAAACGCCGCCGCCCACGCCCGTGGACAAGTACGCGCCCTGTGTGGACCGCCTCTTCGTCAGCATGGCGCAGGTGCTCGGCGCCAAGGCCCTGGGGGTGGTGCTCACGGGCATGGGCGCCGACGGTGCGGAGGGCGCGCGCGCGGTGCACCGCGCTGGCGGCGAGGTCTGGGCGCAGTCGGAGGAGACCTCGGTGGTGTTCGGCATGCCGGGGGAGGCCATCGCCACCGGGGCGGTGAAGCGGGTGATTCCACTGGGTGACATCGGCCCGGCGCTCGCGGCCCTGGCGCGGCGGCGGCGCTGA
- a CDS encoding CheR family methyltransferase has translation MARFDDGRPEMSAEEFRLLRDHVYSHCGILVHEDMKFVMERRLWPRLELLGLPDYGAYHRYLRYDANRHAELEAAVESLTTHETYFFREPTQLKAFTDELLPVVGQRNARLRRLRVWSAGCSSGEEAYTLAMLLKDSRRFDDWDVEVLGTDISRRVLAMARRAEYGPSALRATSPELLERHFVSLGNSRVRVRDEVRAWVSFGHHNLLDEVGSQLVPRMDVVFCRNVLIYFDLAARRKFLRIVRDRLVPGGYLLLGHSENLLNLGSDFEFVHLRGDLVYRRPELDEGARR, from the coding sequence ATGGCGCGCTTCGACGACGGACGTCCGGAGATGTCAGCGGAGGAGTTCCGTCTCCTCCGGGACCACGTGTATTCGCACTGCGGCATCCTGGTGCACGAGGACATGAAGTTCGTGATGGAGCGCCGGCTGTGGCCCCGGCTGGAGTTGCTGGGGCTGCCAGACTACGGCGCGTACCACCGCTACCTACGCTACGACGCCAACCGGCACGCCGAGTTGGAGGCGGCCGTCGAATCCCTCACCACTCACGAGACGTACTTCTTCCGCGAGCCCACGCAGCTCAAGGCCTTCACGGACGAACTGCTCCCGGTGGTGGGGCAGCGCAACGCGCGGTTGCGGCGCCTGCGGGTGTGGTCCGCGGGGTGCTCGTCCGGGGAGGAGGCCTACACGCTGGCGATGCTCCTCAAGGACAGCCGCCGCTTCGACGACTGGGACGTGGAAGTCCTGGGCACGGACATCTCCCGGCGCGTGTTGGCCATGGCGCGGCGAGCGGAGTACGGGCCTTCCGCGCTGCGTGCCACCTCGCCGGAATTGCTGGAACGCCACTTCGTTTCGCTGGGCAACAGCCGCGTGCGCGTCCGGGACGAAGTGCGCGCCTGGGTGTCGTTTGGCCACCACAACCTGCTGGACGAGGTGGGTAGCCAACTGGTGCCACGCATGGACGTGGTGTTCTGCCGCAACGTGCTCATCTACTTCGACCTGGCGGCACGCCGGAAGTTCCTGCGCATCGTTCGGGACCGGCTGGTGCCAGGGGGGTACCTGCTGCTGGGACACTCAGAGAACCTGCTGAACCTGGGCTCGGACTTCGAGTTCGTTCACCTGCGCGGGGACCTGGTGTACCGGAGGCCGGAGCTGGACGAAGGAGCGCGTCGATGA
- a CDS encoding HEAT repeat domain-containing protein codes for MNPHSEPPVEEEARYLALQSLDPCTAGVLEILIVGLHDESWRVRHVAAEALKRMPASSELAARLISVLGERGETGARNAAAEALAGLGSVALGPLVDLLAHPDPDQRKFAADILGQLGQREAEGPLVRSLSDADLNVRVSAAEALGRIGGAQAVTALETLLAEPEPLLRLSALEGLTLLQHAAPLPVVKALLEDPRLQRSAYRMLGLLPEADATVRICQGLTSELRSVREAALSALGTQAARSAGARRGELEAVVRKALLPLPGMTPRLTAALASEDVMVCAGTLVAVASLGDASLAVPVAECAREARLLREVLRTLGRLGPDGGYILLHRLPDLSLPARAAAAEALVDLVDASAVAPLCALLEWVEDELRAVVVRALGRTGAASAVSPLVALLEEPSLAGAAMRSLAGLAESCRPAVLEALEDAVARRATPAAVAALARVGGVPALPTLKRLARDEDPRWRAAAVVAACELDGDVGRELVRAALADESVPVRIAGTRALARLGGPDAGALLSPVLRDEDPSVRVAAVEAAGDCGALDRVPDLVALTRDADGALAVAAVRALARMGAAGPGVLREAAGHPDVEVVKAALVAGAESSAGVTMALSLLRHARWDVRAAAARVLGDSAGPECLSAAREALEAESDALALRALSDAVERLLRR; via the coding sequence ATGAACCCCCACTCCGAGCCCCCGGTCGAGGAAGAGGCGCGCTACCTCGCACTCCAGTCGCTGGACCCGTGCACCGCGGGCGTTCTGGAGATTCTCATCGTCGGCTTGCATGACGAGAGCTGGCGCGTGCGCCACGTCGCGGCGGAGGCCCTCAAGCGGATGCCCGCCTCGAGCGAGCTCGCGGCCCGGCTTATCTCCGTGCTGGGGGAGCGAGGGGAGACGGGGGCTCGGAACGCGGCGGCGGAGGCGCTCGCGGGGTTGGGCAGTGTTGCGTTGGGCCCGTTGGTGGACCTGCTGGCCCATCCGGACCCGGACCAACGCAAGTTCGCCGCGGACATCCTTGGGCAGTTGGGGCAGCGCGAGGCGGAGGGCCCCCTGGTGCGTTCGCTCTCGGACGCGGACCTCAACGTGCGTGTGTCCGCGGCGGAGGCGCTGGGACGCATTGGCGGCGCGCAGGCCGTCACCGCGCTGGAGACGCTGCTGGCCGAGCCGGAGCCGCTGCTTCGCCTGTCCGCCCTGGAAGGGTTGACGCTGCTTCAGCATGCGGCGCCCCTGCCGGTGGTGAAGGCCTTGCTGGAGGACCCTCGGCTTCAGCGGAGCGCCTACCGGATGCTGGGCCTCCTTCCGGAGGCGGACGCGACGGTGCGCATCTGCCAGGGGCTCACGTCGGAGTTGCGCTCGGTGCGAGAGGCGGCGCTGTCCGCGCTGGGGACCCAGGCCGCGCGTTCCGCAGGCGCGCGGCGCGGGGAGCTCGAAGCGGTGGTGCGGAAGGCCCTCTTGCCCCTGCCCGGTATGACGCCGCGATTGACTGCGGCGCTGGCGTCCGAGGACGTCATGGTGTGCGCGGGCACGCTGGTGGCGGTGGCCTCGCTGGGCGATGCTTCGCTGGCCGTGCCCGTGGCGGAGTGTGCGCGCGAGGCGCGGCTGCTGCGCGAGGTCCTGCGCACGCTGGGCAGGTTGGGGCCGGACGGCGGGTACATCTTGCTTCATCGCCTGCCGGACTTGTCCCTGCCGGCGCGGGCCGCCGCGGCCGAAGCGCTGGTGGACCTGGTCGACGCCTCGGCGGTGGCGCCGCTGTGCGCGTTGCTGGAGTGGGTGGAGGACGAGCTTCGCGCGGTGGTGGTGCGTGCCTTGGGGCGGACAGGCGCGGCCTCGGCGGTGTCGCCGCTCGTCGCCCTGCTGGAAGAGCCATCCCTCGCGGGCGCGGCGATGCGCTCCCTGGCCGGGCTGGCGGAGTCGTGTCGGCCGGCGGTGCTGGAGGCGCTGGAGGACGCGGTGGCGCGCAGGGCCACGCCCGCGGCGGTCGCCGCCCTGGCCCGCGTGGGCGGAGTGCCGGCCCTGCCCACGTTGAAGCGGCTGGCGCGGGACGAGGACCCTCGGTGGCGGGCGGCGGCGGTGGTGGCGGCGTGTGAGCTGGATGGCGACGTCGGTCGGGAGTTGGTGCGCGCGGCGCTCGCGGATGAGTCCGTGCCGGTGCGCATCGCGGGCACGCGGGCCCTGGCGCGACTGGGTGGGCCTGACGCGGGCGCGCTGCTGTCTCCGGTCCTGAGGGACGAGGACCCCTCCGTGCGGGTGGCCGCGGTGGAGGCGGCGGGGGACTGCGGCGCGTTGGACCGGGTGCCGGACCTGGTGGCCCTGACGCGGGATGCGGATGGCGCGCTGGCGGTGGCCGCGGTGCGGGCCCTGGCGCGGATGGGAGCGGCGGGCCCAGGGGTGTTGCGGGAGGCCGCGGGGCATCCGGACGTGGAGGTGGTGAAGGCGGCGCTGGTGGCGGGGGCGGAGTCGTCGGCCGGGGTGACGATGGCGCTGTCCCTGCTGCGTCATGCGCGCTGGGATGTCCGCGCGGCGGCGGCGCGAGTGCTGGGCGATTCGGCGGGGCCGGAGTGTCTGTCCGCCGCCCGGGAGGCGCTGGAGGCGGAGTCGGACGCCCTGGCGCTGCGAGCCCTCTCCGATGCCGTGGAGCGCCTGCTCCGGCGCTGA
- a CDS encoding chemotaxis protein CheW, producing MKDSVNLLSRRPHVVPDEVSSAADTVVQLCAFFIGAEEYVLDIMRVEEILPLQRITPIPHAPAFVEGVLHLRGLILPVVDLRCRLLGSPGPETPKTRLLVCKLGTRRVAVKVDRVAEVLRVRRGDIKPAPALRVAGHTPFVVGVCGPPDRLRLLLDLKALLRVELERESSRNTT from the coding sequence ATGAAGGACTCCGTCAACCTGCTGTCGCGGCGTCCCCACGTGGTCCCGGATGAAGTGTCCTCGGCCGCGGACACGGTGGTGCAACTCTGTGCCTTCTTCATCGGCGCGGAGGAGTACGTGCTGGACATCATGCGGGTGGAGGAAATCCTCCCGCTCCAGCGCATCACCCCCATCCCCCACGCTCCGGCGTTCGTGGAGGGTGTGCTCCATCTGCGCGGCCTCATCCTGCCGGTGGTGGACCTGCGGTGCCGGCTCCTGGGCTCGCCGGGGCCGGAGACACCGAAGACGCGGCTGCTGGTCTGCAAGCTGGGCACGCGGCGCGTGGCGGTGAAGGTGGACCGGGTGGCGGAGGTGCTGCGCGTGCGGCGCGGCGACATCAAGCCCGCGCCCGCGCTGAGGGTGGCGGGACACACGCCCTTTGTCGTCGGTGTCTGTGGACCACCGGACCGGCTCCGGCTGCTGCTGGACCTCAAGGCATTGCTGCGCGTGGAGTTGGAGCGCGAGTCTTCAAGGAACACGACGTAG
- a CDS encoding chemotaxis protein CheW yields MSRFSELLDDFFYRPDEDVSGLQDFAAGSDGVLPSAPEEVPEEYLAFRLEGECYAVPIRGVREISKVPPLTEIPRAEPQLLGVMNLRGELLPVYDVKVRLRLAERAPLVAGPDAPAPPRSARILVLRTETGPAGVWVDGVVGVVKLKPSMLEAPPPGLRVGDRDCVVGMGRRGPMLYILLDAEQALAP; encoded by the coding sequence GTGTCCCGGTTCTCGGAACTGCTCGACGACTTCTTCTACCGTCCTGACGAGGACGTCTCCGGGCTCCAGGACTTCGCGGCGGGCAGCGACGGCGTATTGCCCTCGGCCCCCGAAGAGGTGCCCGAGGAGTACCTGGCCTTCCGCCTGGAAGGGGAGTGCTACGCGGTCCCCATCCGGGGGGTGCGTGAAATCTCCAAGGTCCCGCCGTTGACGGAGATTCCCCGCGCCGAGCCTCAGCTCCTGGGGGTGATGAACCTGCGCGGTGAGCTGCTGCCCGTGTACGACGTCAAGGTGCGGCTGCGGCTGGCGGAGCGGGCGCCCCTGGTCGCCGGGCCCGACGCGCCGGCGCCGCCCCGGAGTGCTCGCATCCTCGTGCTGCGCACGGAGACGGGGCCCGCGGGGGTGTGGGTGGATGGCGTGGTGGGCGTGGTGAAGCTCAAGCCGTCCATGCTGGAGGCACCGCCACCGGGGTTGCGCGTGGGTGACAGGGATTGCGTGGTGGGCATGGGCCGGCGTGGCCCCATGCTCTACATCCTCTTGGACGCGGAACAGGCGCTCGCCCCATGA